GGGAATTTTGAGCATTCGATCGAATGCTTTATTTAACTAATTTTCACTGAGTTAGATAACGAATACTAAGCAATTGATTTTGAATGATTTAATCAGAAGTCATTCATCCAGATGCCTTTAGATAAAACTACCCATCAACGTTTGTGCATAGTGGCTATACGTGAAAAATCCCTGTCCTTCTCATGTCACACTGAGATTTGCACAGAAAATTAAAGCCTGTAATTGTCTGGGACATGATTAGAACAGAGGCGTTTTGATAAATATCCAGTTCAAAACAGAGGTCCCATAAGTAAACATAACCTCATGAAAATAAAAGCAAATCGTTTAAAAATCCCATAGTGGTGGTGAAAAGCATTTGCTTCAATGGGGGGAGAAAAGTGACCTTTGTGAAAAGCACTTGCTTCAATGGCGACAGAAAAGTGCCTTTTGTATAAAAGCATTTGCTTGAATGAGTTTGTGTAAGGTGCCTACGTTGGAAACCCCTGGCATGAATGAGGCGGGAAGATGCCTTTAGCTGAAAAGCATTTGCATGAATGGGACAGTAAAAAGGTGCCTTTAGCTGAAAGCATTTGCATGAATGGGGCCGCAAACGGTGGCATTGGTCGAAAAGCATTTGCATGAATGGTGCAGCAAACGGGGCATTGGTCGAAAAGCATTTGCATGAATGGGATAGTAAAAGGTGCTTTTGGTTGACAGGCATTTGCATGAATGGCGCCGTAACGGTGTCTTTGACCGGAAAGCATTTGGATGAATCGACCTGAAAAGGTGCCTTTGGACTGAAAGTACCTCTCTTAATGGGATTCGATAGCTGAATTTCACCAAAAAGCATTTACATGAATGGAATAGTAAAAGTTGCCCTTGGTCGAAAAGCAACTGCATGAATGAGCCCGGAAAAGGTTCCTTTGGTCGAAAAGCATTTGCATGAATGGGTTTCGGATATGTGTCTTTGCTACAAAGGCATTTGCATGAATGAGGCTGGAAAAGGCGCATTGTTTGAAAAGCATTTGCATGAATGGGGCGACACACAGGATGTGGCTGAAAAGCACTTGTATCAATGGGAAAAGTGACTTTTTTAGAATGACATCCTTACACAGAGCTTTCTCAAATATCGGACTGGATGGTTATCACAAAAATGGTGAAGAGATAGACGATGAACTTCTTCCCTATAAAGAAAAAATAACCTGCCTCACCTTCTTCAATCCGATATACACACGGTATTCACATGTGACATTCATAGGCTAAAAAAACACCAGGCGCAATTAAGGGAAAAAAAGGGTGGTTAACAGAAAAATGAAAGAAAAATAAAAAGTATTATGCAAATGCGTTTACGTGAACTCAAATCAACACGGAGTAATTATGGAACTGACATTGAATACTAACGTTGAAAGAGAACAAACTAACGCTTTTGCATTTCTGAAGTCTAAACATGCAAAAGTGCCTTTGTTTATTCTCCTGTTTTTAGCAAGTTGCGGTTTAGCGTACGCGGGTTCCGACGACGGAGCCTTCGGCGATATCTGGGCCTACATGAGCGAAGCATTAACTGGTGCGCCGGGTAAAATCATCGCTTGCGGCATGTTGTTCTCCGTAGCTTATTTCGGCGTTGTAAAACCTAACCTTGGTTTGGCGCTGGTTTCAGCATTAATGATGCTGATTATGGCAAACGGTGAAAAAATTATCAGCACGTTCCTGGATGCTGGTATCCCGCTGTGATTTGTTAGAACAATAACGATGAGGGGGATATTCCCCCTCTCTGGAGTTTTTATGACAAGTCAGTACGAGGTACCTCCACATACCTATCGTTTCCCTTACAGAATTAATATGCCTTTGTTGATTCTATTCTGGGATGCAAAGCAATTGGGTATAACATTCGTGACTATCGCGAGTGGTAATATTTTTGATTTCTTTATAACTTCTGTAGTTGTTGCGGTTGTGTTTTGGTTTGCATATAAAAAAGCAGCTGAAGAAGGAGTTAGAGGAAAACTCAAACACAAACTGTGGTGGTTCGGCTTGTTTCCAGGGAAATCAGTGTTTAGTAGTCGTTACTTTACCGATCCATTTATCAGAAACCTCTATTCTTGATGGAGCTAAGAATGAAACTTCTCAGCAAGCTTAAAATTCCATTCATTAAAAGTGCCAGTAATGGCGATTTTGATAAAAAGGACGAGACTTCGCAAAATGGAGGCGAAGACTCAAAAGGACGCTTTCGGGATTCTAAAGCTCGCTTTAGTAAAGAGATTGAAGCTTCTGAAATTGGAATTACTTATAGTGCATTGATTAAACGTGACGAAAAACTCTTACGTGTGAATTCAATTGCTATATTAGTCATCGCAGTTTTAGTGGTAAAAAATCAATTTCTTACCGATCCTGTGACTATTGTGCTTCCGCCTAATATGACGGAAGAAGTTAAAGTTGTGGGAAATAAAGCCTCAGAGTCATATAAAACTCAATGGGCCTTATTCTTCAGTACTTTAATTGGGAACATAAACCCAACAAACATAGGCTTTGTAACAACAACCATATTGGATGCGCTTTCTCCGGATTTACAGGCGAAAACCCGTGAGTCATTACAGCAGCAGACCAATATTATGCAAGCTCGTGGTGTTGAACAGTCATTTAAACCGATCGATATGTATTATGACACCAAAAATGACATGGTCTATGTCTGGGGAACGAAATCAACGCGTTTGATTAATGTTCCGGACAAAACAGAATCATCAAAATGGACGTTTGAATGGGTGCTGGGTATGAAAAACGGACGACCACGCATAGCCTATGTAAATCAGTATTCTGGTACACCAAATATTAAGAAAATTACAATCAACGGCAAAGAACAACTGGCAACACTCGATAATCCCCCGCCGTCTACAGGTAACTAATTATGACTTCTAAAAAGGGCTTTCGCTGTCACGCGATTACAGCAATGATCTTGCTGGCAACTTCGAATGTAGTCTTTGCTGAAGACTATCAGTTACCGGCGACAGTAAATAACCCGGTTGTTATGCCTGTCGGGGCAGATGAATTTCAGAATGGTGTGAAAAATGCGATTATTAAAGAATCTGGCACCGGCCCCGCGCCTGAGACGTCACAAGCAACAAAACCGACCACTGAACTACCAAGTCTTTCACCTGCAAGTAGTGCCTCCCCAGCTGTCAATGAGATAACTGGCGCATTGTCAAAAAACCCTACGCTTGTCGGTTATCAGCAACAGGTTAAATCCGGAAATTTTGATAGTTACGGAAGACCGGCAGGGAAAGAGCCTCAACAAAATGCACAAAGCACCGGGGCCCCTTCAAAAGCAGATGAGTTATATGTAGAGGCTCGTAATCGCTACAAAGAAGTGCAGCGAGTAAACGTCCCACCGGGTGGGAATATTGTACTGCCAGTTTCACGGGGTCTGCAAAACAGAATTTCAACTTCATTTAAAAACGCATCTGTAAGTACTTCAACGCCAGGTGATGAAGCCAGTATTTTCGTTAACGGCGGCGATGTATTTATTTCAACAAACACGGATAAGCCAATTGGAATAATGCTTTCAGAAGATTCAGTGCCTGAATCGACTTATAACCTGACACTGGTTCCACTGGATGTTCCTGGTGCAATGATTTCGGTCACAACTTCTTTGAGCCCGACAATGCAGGCGAAACGTGAGACATCTTTGGATAAACATAATTATGATGAGATGCTGGCACGATCCCAGTCAGAAGAGTTGGCACCATCTGACCCTCGTCAGGATGACCATAAACAGCGGATCATTGATTTACTGACTCCGGTTGCGCTAGGTGAGGTTCCTTCTGGTTTTAGTTTACAAGAAGACCGCTTGTCACGTATACCGAGCTCAGAGCAGTCCCCGTGTAATTTCAATATGTATTCAAAGTTAGGGCAAAGACTTGTGGGATCTAGGGAATTGATAGATGTCATTCTTGTTAAAAATGACAAGCCTTACGGACAAGTTGTCGCTGATCAGCAATGTATAACTGAAGGAGTAATTGCAAGTGCTTTGTTCGATAAAGCATTTCTTCAGCCTGGAGAGGAAACCGAGCTTTACATTGTGCGGGATAAATTATTTAAAGAGCGCCAGACTCGTGTAACCACACGACCAAGCCTGATTAAAAGATAAAATGAGAAAAGCTACTTTTCTTACAGGGGTCTCATTTGGACTAGTCGTTTTTTTGGGTACCAGTTATTACTACCAAACTGAGTACATTCCAAAAGGAACAGTGAATATAGTTCCCGATGACCACCGACCGGGTGAGACAGTTGACGATGCGTTTGAAGAACATACGATAATTATAAGCGACCCTACCCTTGCGCAAAAATTCGTTGGAAGCTCAACCGAGTTTGAAAGTCGGCGCGGAGTTAAGGAAATTAAAGAAGTTGGTTCGCTTAATAATGGTAAGGATTTTGCCCCTGTTGAATCCGATAATTCAGGATTGAATTTTAAAGATAAATGGCCCAGGGCGGGTGAACCTTATATCGTGCCTCAGATGACAGAAAACGAACGAAATTTGAAAGTTAAGCGCTTCCAGCAACCAAAGAGTGGAGTTAATAATGGACATTAAAAATGCCTGGGAAAATAAAACTGTCAGAATCTCAGTAATTGGTGCTGCGTTGATTGTATTGATTATCGTTATTAGTCAATCAATTTTTTCCACTCCGGTTAAAAAAGAGAAGAAAACCCAGAAAAAAGATATGCAAACTGGGTTCCTGATTGATGATTCACAAATGACTAAGCTGAGTAACGAGGAAAGCCAGAAGACTTATAACGAAATGGTCAGGCAGAACCGCATTGATCAGAATGCGGCAAAGGCAGATCGTGATAAAGCTGAAAAGGCCCAGCAAGAAAGCAAAGTACAGATTGCCAACCTTGCTTCACAAGTCCAGCAGCTCTCGACGCAGTTGACTGACATGCAGACCTCACGAAACGGTAATCGTAATCTCGACGCAGGTGGGTCACGCAAAAACGTCAATGAGCAGGCCCCAGCAACGCCATACCAGCTAAATCCAAATGCTGCGGTGAATGGGGCTAGTTCCGGATACGCTCCGATCACACCGACCCGAAATAGCCCAATGCGGACTATCACGCAGAGTTCAATTAAGACAAATGGTTCTGATGGTGTCATTCAGGTTATGCCGATATCCGAAAGCCGGATAAGAGAGGGGCGTGAGGTCGTTGCTGGCGGTGACAAAGCCCCGACACGAACTATTCGCGGCGACGGGACCGCTCCTGTAGACAGTAAAGCTCGGCATGCGGCACGTAAAGACGAAATGTTTCTCCCAGCGACGTCAATTATCACAGGGGTGCTAATTAATGGTCTGGAAGCCCCAACGAGTCTGTCGTCTAAAGCTGAACCCATGCCAGTCACTATGCGTATTAAAAAAGACATCATCATGCCAAACAATTTCACGATGGATTTGCGGGATTGTAATTTGTTGGGTTCAGCTGTGGGTGATCTGGCGTCACAGCGAGCATACATTCGGGCAACATCAATATCTTGTGTGAACTCGAAAGGAAAAGCTTTCGACGTCAAACTGGAAGCATACGCAGTTAGTGAAAATGACGGGAAAAATGGTATTCGTGGAAATCTGATAAGTAGAAATGGAAATGCGATCGCAGGTTCTGCTTTTGCAGGAGGCCTGTCAGCACTGGCTGGTAGTCTGAGCCCATCTAAGGTGTCTTCGTTAAATATCGATCCTAACTCAACGGCTGAATACCAATCGCCGAACATCGGGGCATTAGGAGCGTTGGCCGGAGCCGGAGCAGCTCAGGGCGGTCTAAACCGTCTTGTGGACTACTACACATCAATTGCT
This genomic interval from Klebsiella sp. RHBSTW-00484 contains the following:
- the htdO gene encoding plasmid transfer protein HtdO encodes the protein MRKATFLTGVSFGLVVFLGTSYYYQTEYIPKGTVNIVPDDHRPGETVDDAFEEHTIIISDPTLAQKFVGSSTEFESRRGVKEIKEVGSLNNGKDFAPVESDNSGLNFKDKWPRAGEPYIVPQMTENERNLKVKRFQQPKSGVNNGH
- the trhB gene encoding IncHI-type conjugal transfer protein TrhB: MDIKNAWENKTVRISVIGAALIVLIIVISQSIFSTPVKKEKKTQKKDMQTGFLIDDSQMTKLSNEESQKTYNEMVRQNRIDQNAAKADRDKAEKAQQESKVQIANLASQVQQLSTQLTDMQTSRNGNRNLDAGGSRKNVNEQAPATPYQLNPNAAVNGASSGYAPITPTRNSPMRTITQSSIKTNGSDGVIQVMPISESRIREGREVVAGGDKAPTRTIRGDGTAPVDSKARHAARKDEMFLPATSIITGVLINGLEAPTSLSSKAEPMPVTMRIKKDIIMPNNFTMDLRDCNLLGSAVGDLASQRAYIRATSISCVNSKGKAFDVKLEAYAVSENDGKNGIRGNLISRNGNAIAGSAFAGGLSALAGSLSPSKVSSLNIDPNSTAEYQSPNIGALGALAGAGAAQGGLNRLVDYYTSIAEQQWPIVEVSPGRPITFIVQSGATIPTNLTSR
- a CDS encoding TraE/TraK family type IV conjugative transfer system protein translates to MKLLSKLKIPFIKSASNGDFDKKDETSQNGGEDSKGRFRDSKARFSKEIEASEIGITYSALIKRDEKLLRVNSIAILVIAVLVVKNQFLTDPVTIVLPPNMTEEVKVVGNKASESYKTQWALFFSTLIGNINPTNIGFVTTTILDALSPDLQAKTRESLQQQTNIMQARGVEQSFKPIDMYYDTKNDMVYVWGTKSTRLINVPDKTESSKWTFEWVLGMKNGRPRIAYVNQYSGTPNIKKITINGKEQLATLDNPPPSTGN
- a CDS encoding TraK domain-containing protein, which produces MTSKKGFRCHAITAMILLATSNVVFAEDYQLPATVNNPVVMPVGADEFQNGVKNAIIKESGTGPAPETSQATKPTTELPSLSPASSASPAVNEITGALSKNPTLVGYQQQVKSGNFDSYGRPAGKEPQQNAQSTGAPSKADELYVEARNRYKEVQRVNVPPGGNIVLPVSRGLQNRISTSFKNASVSTSTPGDEASIFVNGGDVFISTNTDKPIGIMLSEDSVPESTYNLTLVPLDVPGAMISVTTSLSPTMQAKRETSLDKHNYDEMLARSQSEELAPSDPRQDDHKQRIIDLLTPVALGEVPSGFSLQEDRLSRIPSSEQSPCNFNMYSKLGQRLVGSRELIDVILVKNDKPYGQVVADQQCITEGVIASALFDKAFLQPGEETELYIVRDKLFKERQTRVTTRPSLIKR
- a CDS encoding type IV conjugative transfer system protein TraL, coding for MTSQYEVPPHTYRFPYRINMPLLILFWDAKQLGITFVTIASGNIFDFFITSVVVAVVFWFAYKKAAEEGVRGKLKHKLWWFGLFPGKSVFSSRYFTDPFIRNLYS